In Chelonia mydas isolate rCheMyd1 chromosome 7, rCheMyd1.pri.v2, whole genome shotgun sequence, the sequence TGTGGCACTTTAATTCCATCCCGCTGACTTTGCTTGTGTATTCAAAGGGGCACATGTGCCcaagtgccttgctgaactgggcAGGTGACTCGCCCAAAATCATCCAGCAcctcagtggcagagttggggacaCAACCCACGGGTCCTGGTTCCCAGTTCCCCCTCTTCCAACCACTGGacaccactccccttccagagctggggaaaagaacacaggagtcctgactcctagcttGCCCTGGCTCTAatccaccagcccccactccagagcccaggagtcctggctcccactcctaTTGTTCCTAATTATTATGactgggctaaatcctgaggTCCTAGTGGAAGGAGCTCAGAACTGGACCAAGGACTCAGTCCCAGCCAGTCCCCCGCCTGCCTGCCCGAGGCCATGGTCCAGTGCAGTCGAGAGGAGACTGTTTGAACTCAGTGGTTTGGTTCTACCCCCTCTCTCAAAGAAACAGCGTAAGGGAGAAAGCTGGTGCTGGGTCCCTCCCATGCAGAGAACTGGTCGtattccacccctgcccccaaggtGCCAAGGGCACCCCCCAgtgtcctgagccccctcacctcccagcCCAAGGCCTCGACACTCCTCTTGCCCGGGGAAGCGGTGTCCGCCCATCGGTTGCTGCAGTTCCCTCACTACTGGGATGGCTGTGACTGTCACCAGGAGGCGAATTTGATACCAGGCCGGTTTCAGGTGATACGCACCTGCCAGGTATTGGATACCCTGGGGAGAGGAGCTGCCGGGTGGGGGATGAAGGGTGAAAGGTCTGCCTGGAGCAAAGCCATctgcaacctcccccccccacccccatggagaggcgcctggctcGTCACGTAGCCCCACTGATGCAGGAGCAGCAGAGCACTCCCTATCCAGGCTGGCAGAATCGGCTCCTTTTGCACCAAACTCTGCCAAGGAGCAAAGGAGTCAGGTGGAACTTAATTCACATACAAGCAAAGCGAATGCCCTTCAAGATGCGGGGCTGAGCCGGAGTCACGGCTGTCTGTTGTTATAGCCTCAAGGACATTGTCACAGGGCTTGCCGTACTCAGGTCAGTGAGGCTGGGACTCTGTCTCTGACTGGAGCTTTCCAGAAAAGCATAAAAGTAATGCACCTGTCTAAATAATATCATCCCATGggggaatttcttcctgaccacAGCTGGTGTGTACCATGAAGCATGAGGACTGAGAACCCACTTTACTAATCTAAGTGTTTCTCATaagttttttcctcccccttatTTATAATGATCCACTGAAAACTTGAAcctaaaatttttattttctatcaAAAATGTGTCCTATCTATATGGCCCCAGTCACCACAGTGACTGAGCACCTCATAGTCATGAATGGATTTTACCTTCACAactcccctgggaggtagggaagtagcATTACCCCtttgtacagagggggaaactgaggcaccaagaagTTATGAGGCCCACCTAAAGTAATACATCAGGTCAGAAGCAGAAATTATATCCAGATCTCCAGGCCTGTGCTTTAACCATAAGACTATCTTTCCTTCCATAAAATACACATCAATAATATCAAATCATCATTTctctagaacagtggctctcaccttttccagtctactgtacccctttcaggaggctgatttgtcttgcctacccccaagtttcacctcacttaaaaacgacaagctttcaaaatcagacataaaaatacaaaagtgtcccagggCACGATTACTGacaaatggctgactttctcattgttaccatataattataaaataaatgaattggaatataaatatcgtacttacatttcagtgtagagtatatagagcagtatagaCAAGTCGTTGTctggatgaaattttagtttgtactgactttgctggtgctttttctgaagcctgttgtaaaactaggtaaatgcCATGATGAGTTgatctctgcatacccctggctgagagccactgctctaacaCATATGCGAGTGACAACCCTAAAATCCTTCACGATCACGGACTTCTTACAGTACAATAGAGACGGGGCAGCAATTTCCTTCCAAGATCCCAGGAATCCCTGGGCTAGTTCCCTGACACAGTACAGTGAGAAAGGCTTGAATGGAACCAGTTTGATTTTAAGGCCATATTGCTGTCTCTGCACTGAGCAGCCTTGCATCTCGTAATTCCGCTTTCGATGCCAACGAAAGGGGCCAAGGCAGGACGCAGGGGCCAACCTTTGCGATATTTGTCCCTTTGCTGCTTCCACCGGTTTGCAAAGTTCCCAGAATTACAAGGACGAGTTTTCCTCACAATGTCAGGGCGTTGCCCTTTCCCCGCTTCTTAACTAGAAAATGgtcagcaaccctacaataacaaagccgTCTTGCCAGCGTGGCCCTCACCAGCAGCACGGTGCCAGCGACAACGTTCCTCAGGGCTATTATAAAACAGCAAGGCAAACAAAACCGGTATTTCCAAAAGTATGAAAATGAGGCCTGGTCAAAGGGCCTGTTCCTGAGCCATCAGCTATCGAGACGGCCTGAACGTGCTTCCATTTGTTGTATTTCTGTAACAATCACAAGTGGGTGGTTCTTTTAAAATAGACTTTAATATCATAATCAGTGGAGTTTGCTATTAAGAAAAGACAGATTtccccccagggctctggtgcCTTGGTCTAACACTTGCACTATAACAAAGTCAttcaaataaaatcataacatttccCTTAAGACCCCTCCCAGGGGATACttttctgtattttcctctgaatgATGCTCACTAcaaatattgattaaaaatgAAGTAGGGGCACCAGTCTAAATCATTAACCTCCGGGGAGTTAGATCAGGGATTAATGTGGCCTGTTCTTCATCTCCTAAAGCCTGTTGCTTGGAGCTGCCAGTAGAGAAgtggctgctgtgttccaccccagaggcagctgcatttcccgTGTGAGATTAATCAGGCCAGCTCCTTCAGGTTTCCGTCTAGTGCAACTCCTAACACGCAGGATGAAAAGAGCTGGAGATACATAAAGTCACTATTCTGCACCCCTTAAAAGAATCCAAAAGATTGTGTGGAACGAGGGTACAAACACAGCCTAGCACCGGGGTCTCTCATGCCATCGAAGAGCTGAGTCTTAGCTGCAGTCAATATAAAGGGGTGATTTATTGAGGCTGATGCTACTCCCCTCTCCGCCACAAGTCACATGATGTGACTCGGTTTCCCTGTCTGTTTAAGGAGGGTGATAACGTAAGGCCACCCTGCACGGGAGGTGTGAGGCTAAATTCCTGGCAGATTTTAGGGTGTGTTGAAATCTGCAGGTGGAAAGTTCTCTAGATGAGCAGTGTAATAAATCACTGTTGATATTGTGAAGCGAGTGTGTGGGAGGGATTGGTGCACACTACAGTGTGTATATGGGAGAGCGTCTGGGGTACGTGTACCTGGGAGCGTGATGGGTGCACACGCAGGAATATGCAGGCAGGTCAGAGTCAGGGCGCATGTATCAGACAGTGTGTTTGTGTGGACGAGTCAGAGggggtgtgttgtgtgtgtgtgtgaagcagagggtgtctctgtgtgtgtgtgtaggtgccACACCAACTCTCTGTGCAGCAGTCATCCCCGCCGGTCCCTCTCCCCGCCGCCTGCCCCGGGCAGCCTCTGCCCAAGAGAGCGGGGTCCGCCCCCGGCGGTGGTCAGCAGGTTTTGCAGTACACCTCGAAGAGGCTGGCCACCGAATGCATGCGGTAGAAGATGCCCAGTGGCAGGGAGATCTTGACGATGATGACCCAGAGGGTGAAGCCATAGAAGGCCAGCTCGATCTGGCTCACCAGGTGCGGCCGCGTCCCGTAGGCATAGAGGATCCACACCTAGCAAAGCAAAGGGGTCAGGCGTCAGCCGCAAAGGGGCACGGGCTGTGCCGGACCCTCTGTCCATCGCTGCCACCTACTGGATGGACTCAGATGTGCGGGGACTGACGCCTAGTGAACCCATTCGCTCCCGGTCTGCCCCTCGCCCCGTTGAACCTGTCACCAAGGCAGGGCCAAGCCTCGTGCATTCCTCCTGGGTGTGTCCATCCATTGGGAATGGGGCTGAGAACCACCGACTCATTGCATATCAGCCGCCACTGAGCACCAGCCCAGCAGTAACGGGCACTCCATTCCGCCCAGCAATGAAAGGCCCCCGGCTGGGGCATTGACTCTCCCACCCCCCGCCGGCAGGACCAGCGCAGAGTGGATGGTGCTTAGTGCATATCCCCACACCATGCACTGACAGCAATGTGGGGACAGGGCTTGACTGGGGCCTGCCAGAatccatggtgtgtgtgtgtgtggggggggggtctcagctTCATAGTGAGGGTGCTGGTGAGGGGGGCCCATGCCGGGGGAGCCTGccaggaacaatcctgcatgggGTCAGAGGACGGACTAGACCAGCATTGACAGAGCTATGCCATAGGCTGCGTTACATGACGGGGGGCCCCCGGGCTCTGCCCAGTGATTATAATGACAGATTTGGGTTGGAGCAGTGCCCATGGGTCTGGCTGGGCACACAGGCAGGCCCCATGGCTTCCCATACGGGGATCTCTCCGCAGCACCGTTTGCTGACAACCCGTCTCATTCGCCCTTGCTGTGCACAGCCCAGGAGTCGGATGGGTGGTGAGCGCGCTCAGGGCCCCAgcgtgtgggaggaggggtggggtgctGGGTGCGCCTGCGGGGGTGAAGGGCAGTGCCAGGGCCAGGATGGGTACCATCAGGCACTGCTGACTGTACGGGAGGGGGGAGGCACAGCTGCCATCGCCCTGGACAGAGCGATCTCTGATCTGCATGGGCCGAGTCCGGACATCCTTAGAGTCCGGACATCCTTAGAGTGCCCGGAGCTCCGTCTATTCAGCTGAacacagagcaggggaaggggtgacTGATCACAGCCTCTAAGCACCGACATGGGGAATACAGATTTGGTACCGGGCTCTTCAccctagcagacaaaggtctcaCACCATCCCCTaaaccctcccccacacagagGCTTGTTCGCTGGACACACTGTGGGGGGAAGGTCCTGTGAATATCTGTTCTCTGCACAGGCCTAGGGGCCCTTACAAGGCATgggcagtgcagggagaggaaagCTGATCTTCCAGCCCCACCGGCAACCCAGACACAAGGACCTCGCCTGAGAGAAACTGACTAGGAGACCTGCAGCACCTCAAACCGCCAAAATGGTGGGAAGCAGTTTTGGAGGTTAAAGTCCATTCACTTTCAATgtcccagggccagatcctcagccggtgcAAATCAGCTCAGCGCCATAGGCGTCCATgggttcacaccagctgaggatctggcccccagatccctttccgcagcactctttcctaggcagtcatttcccattttgtatgtgtgcaactgattgttccttcctatgtggagtactttgcatttgtcctgattgaatttcatcctatttacttcagaccatttctccagtttgtccagatcattttgaattttaatcctctcctccaaagcacttgcaaccgctctcagcttggtattggctgcaaactttataagtgcactctctatgccagtatctaaatcattgatgaagctattgaacagaaccggacccagaactgatccctgcgggaccccactcgttatgcccttccagtatgactgtgaatcactgataactactctctgggaatggttttccaaacagttctgcacccaccttatagcagctccatctaggttgcatttccctactttgtttatgagGTCACGGGAGACAGTATCAGaaactttactaaagtcaagataaaccacgtctaccgcttcccctgTCGGAGTTAAAGGGGCCTCTGATGGGTGAGGAGAGTGTCTGTGTTAAAGCTGTCTCTAGATGGGTAGTCAAACCTTTCTGGAGGCTCCTTTGTGTCAAAGGAGGGCTGGTGGCCTGGGGGCCACGTGGGCCCAGGAGAACAGCTTGTACTGCGACAGCACAGCCAGGCAAACAGGTCAATTAttaagatcccccccccccatcaattcttttggatttttttgatgaaaacctgaACCCGAAACTTTTTGCTCAAACTCcagaaaattttgaccaaaatgaaaagTTCGGTGCTGGACAAAAAACTCTTTTTTTTGTCCCTTACCCCGCATCCTCCAAAGTTAGACAAACAAATCCCAGCTGCCCCTAGTGAAAATCCCCGGGGCTGACTTTAGGGACGGAGTGAGAAGCTGCGGACCCCAGGAGAGACAGGTGGGGGTCTGCGGGCAGGGGGAGCACTACGCGGGCCGTTTGGCTCAGATCTATTTCTGGGTCTGGGCCCCCGTGACAAGAGCGGGGcaacatttttaaactgaaactttttcagcaaaaaacCCACAGATTTGGGTCGATCGAAAGCTTTTGCAAACAAGTGTCGATTTAGGCAAAGTATTTCAGTTGGGAAAAAACCTTGAAAAGAATCCAAATGTTCCACTCTGACATTTTCGAAAAGAAACACCTCAACGTTTCGATGCCAAAGGCCTTTTTGTGGTGCCGTTCTCTGCGATTTGGCGAAACCAACTGGAAAACCCCTTTGAAAACGCTCAAAATGGAAATGAGGATTTTTGGTTTCAGGTCAAACAAGAAACGGGTTTCGACTTTTCGATTCACCGGAAAGTCTGAAAAAGGTCAGTTTTGGTCAACCTAAAACGATTTTTCCCCCCTTGATTTTTCAGGATCGTCAGAGAACCAAAAACCATATTTGCCCACCTCTATCTGTGATCTCCCTGTCCAGCAAAGCCGGCCCCGGGTACGTTCTGCACAGAAACAACTCACCCAGACAATAACTAGACTAGGTGTCACTGATTTCTGACCTGTATGaccctgacaccccccacccTGTGGCCAAGGGCAGCATTCCTCTCTTTGGGGACCGCCACGGAACAAATTGGTGGTTCTCAGTGTAGTTTCTAGTGGACGAATATTCACACCACCGACAACCCTTCTGTCTCCTACTGTCCCCTTGCTGGCAGCCTCAAAAGGGCTGAATGGGGTTGTGAGACTGAGTCCCCATCTCGTCCCTGGCCAGGGTCCCCCCAGCAGGGCTGTACGGACAAAGCTTGCTCCAGAGCTGACTGCACAGCACCTACTCAGAGGATAGACAGAGGACCTGagctcagatcctcagctggtgatgGCTCGGTGGAGTGACGGTAATTGACACCAGCCGGGGAAGCTAGAGCCCCAGGGCTGGACAATCAGGCGCCATGAGCCAGCTCACCGAGATGTTGTAGAAGATGAGGAGGATGGAGATGttctgcaggatcttcctccggATGCTGACGCGTTCCGGCTCCCCTCTGGGCCAAGACCGCTGGCCCCCGGCGGGGATTTTGGCAAGGGAGTCATTACCGCTGCTGCAGGCCAGCCAGCACCCCGGcacctgctcctccagctgggccaccATCCTGGCTGGTGTGTGGCGGCCGGCTGGGCAGATGGCGCAGTTACTCTCATGGCGGGCAGCCACGTCCTGCTGGACCGGCTCTTCGGCGTGGCCTCCGGAGATGGAGAAGACCCATTCGTTGCCTGGGGGGCTGTCGGGGGCATCTGGCCGGTGGGCGGGCCTGGAGTAAAGGGCTTCGGTGATGAAGAGGTTCTGGCCCAGCACTTGGATGGTCTtgcagagggagaagcagaggtCTAGGAGGTGGAGGCTCCCGTTGATGTGCAGGAAGAAGATGGCCACCAGGGAGAAGACGGAGACCATCAGGGGCCCGCAGGAGCTGCCCAGCAAGAGGGTGACGTCCAGGCTCCGCACCACGCTCTTGGAGCAGTCGGTGGAGGCCGGGTCTCTCTGGAGCCGGTAGGCAGCGATGCCGACCAGCGAGGCCAGGAACATGGCAGAGAGCAGCACTGAGCTGAAGATGTAGTAAGTCCGCAGGGCCTCAGGGACCGTCTCAGGGGCCTTGGCCAGCACTCCGAAGGAGATCATCACCCCGAAGGTGGCCGAGATGGCCAGcgcccccagcaccagccccaCGAAGGCCCCGCTGAGGTGGAAGCGGCCCCGGGGGCATGGGTGGGGCTGCCGGCGACAGGCCGCCTGCCCCGTGTTCTTCCACACCACGTAGAGCATGGTGGAAGAGAAGAGGCTGAACTCGATGTTGAAGGGGTGCAGGTAGGCGGCGCCCTCGGAAAAGATATGGCACAGGCTGGTGGCGCACGAGCAGCTGTTGGTGGGCGAATTCCCTGCAGCGGGTGAAGTGGGGGGGGTCACTCAGCACCAGCCTGGGagtggggcagcatgggagggAGACGGACTggatgggggaagggctgtgCATAGGGATTGGAGGGCAAGGCTGTCCGTGGGGGGCTCTTCCTAGGGGTTGGGGGACGGGGCAGTGCATGGGGGT encodes:
- the LOC102939670 gene encoding proton channel OTOP2; this encodes MIPGAMSSVLQRCPPLGSPHPPEGQGQGAPDSPADPEGAGWQDLANARAGSLLSLLYLVLLTFLGSAVLLAEIHQRSPQSRNVHGFLATLMLTSCAWMLWFGWHSSQNKRRKLHQDHHAGASWLKGGLSLFALATLVLDCLSLGYYYELQHCTSVLITAFPVVQAVFTIIQVSLLSFHAKVCIQEQQHLNRFGLMHTLATNVLMWVSVVLDESMKQLQEIYDAHETESPWPGHGNSPTNSCSCATSLCHIFSEGAAYLHPFNIEFSLFSSTMLYVVWKNTGQAACRRQPHPCPRGRFHLSGAFVGLVLGALAISATFGVMISFGVLAKAPETVPEALRTYYIFSSVLLSAMFLASLVGIAAYRLQRDPASTDCSKSVVRSLDVTLLLGSSCGPLMVSVFSLVAIFFLHINGSLHLLDLCFSLCKTIQVLGQNLFITEALYSRPAHRPDAPDSPPGNEWVFSISGGHAEEPVQQDVAARHESNCAICPAGRHTPARMVAQLEEQVPGCWLACSSGNDSLAKIPAGGQRSWPRGEPERVSIRRKILQNISILLIFYNISVWILYAYGTRPHLVSQIELAFYGFTLWVIIVKISLPLGIFYRMHSVASLFEVYCKTC